In one window of Gemmatimonadota bacterium DNA:
- a CDS encoding Gldg family protein: protein MTPILILARREVKALFDNPAGYVLLAVFLVANAFFFFGAAYLTSSASLRPMLEILPKLLLFFAPAVAMRSLAEDARTGQLEVLLAQPINELQLLLGKYLGVVCFLAIALLLTLPVPLGLTLGAELAWGPIVAQYVGSLLLIAAFAAIGVWASCITRSQITAFITGVAVMFVLVLPGLINPLIVGLSPRLGLVADRLGVLTHFGTIGRGVIDLRDATYFVSLAAIFLTLAFGSLLARRLAVGQAPVRRLRLGVLLLVGALVLVNLLGSYIGGRLDLTPGRAYTLSSATRQLVRELPDIVTIKLFASDELPAEVALIKRDLDDLLRDFREAGQGRIRIVERNPATDAEARKDAQALGITAVQFNVVGKSELQVKEGYLGLVVQYANGSEPIPVVRRTDDLEYRLAVAIRGLTRPRKPMVGLVAAMDDWGVEGRSLDMVQDQLSKSYTLVVVSLGDTTPLPDSLQALIIAGQPDSLSAATRRRLDAFFDRGGSALIMTTGAPLDGQAPRAVGRESAWNPLLARFGVKVRPDLVYDLSSNQIVPVPGPNGAPVYMPYPFWVRAQAGGETVITDGVGEVFLPWTSTVQVVPGAHTTILPLLMTSRLASVAEGDIDLNPQREFPPVDPKPRMLAAAVQASDSGTGPRGRVVVVGNMEFATDRYASSATENAVFALNAIDWLSQDESLISIRSRDRRPPRLLFSSPALQQGVKYANLVGLPLLLALYGLVRLTGRRRRSLTPWAPLAGGSEGR from the coding sequence GTGACGCCGATCCTCATCCTGGCCCGGCGCGAGGTCAAGGCGCTGTTCGACAACCCGGCCGGCTACGTGCTGCTCGCGGTGTTCCTGGTGGCCAACGCGTTCTTCTTCTTCGGCGCCGCCTACCTCACCAGCAGCGCCTCGCTCCGGCCGATGCTGGAGATCCTGCCCAAGCTGCTGCTGTTCTTTGCCCCGGCGGTGGCCATGCGGTCGCTGGCGGAGGACGCCCGCACCGGCCAGCTGGAGGTGCTGCTGGCCCAGCCCATCAATGAACTGCAGCTGCTGCTCGGGAAGTACCTCGGGGTGGTCTGCTTCCTGGCCATCGCCCTGCTGCTCACGCTGCCGGTCCCGCTGGGCCTCACCCTCGGGGCCGAGCTGGCGTGGGGGCCGATCGTGGCCCAGTACGTCGGCTCCCTGCTGCTCATCGCGGCGTTCGCGGCGATCGGGGTCTGGGCCTCGTGCATCACCCGGAGCCAGATCACGGCGTTCATCACCGGCGTGGCGGTGATGTTCGTGCTGGTGCTGCCGGGCCTCATCAACCCGCTGATCGTGGGGCTCTCGCCCCGGCTCGGCCTGGTGGCCGACCGGCTCGGCGTCCTCACCCACTTCGGGACCATCGGCCGCGGGGTGATCGACCTGCGCGACGCGACCTACTTCGTGTCCCTCGCGGCGATCTTCCTGACGCTCGCCTTCGGCTCGCTGCTGGCCCGCAGGCTGGCGGTGGGCCAGGCGCCGGTGCGCCGCCTCCGCCTCGGGGTGCTGCTCCTGGTCGGCGCGCTGGTGCTGGTGAACCTGCTGGGCAGCTACATCGGCGGCCGCCTCGACCTCACCCCCGGCCGGGCGTACACGCTGTCCTCGGCCACGCGCCAGCTGGTCCGCGAGCTGCCGGACATCGTCACCATCAAGCTCTTCGCGTCCGACGAACTGCCCGCCGAGGTGGCGCTGATCAAGCGCGACCTGGACGACCTGCTGCGCGACTTCCGCGAGGCGGGGCAGGGCCGCATCCGGATCGTGGAACGCAACCCCGCCACCGACGCCGAGGCGCGCAAGGACGCCCAGGCGCTGGGCATCACCGCGGTGCAGTTCAACGTGGTGGGCAAGTCCGAGCTCCAGGTCAAGGAAGGCTACCTCGGCCTGGTGGTGCAGTACGCCAACGGCAGTGAGCCGATCCCGGTCGTGCGCCGCACCGACGACCTCGAGTACCGGCTGGCCGTGGCCATCCGCGGGCTGACCCGGCCCCGCAAGCCGATGGTCGGGCTGGTGGCCGCCATGGACGACTGGGGGGTGGAGGGCCGCAGCCTCGACATGGTGCAGGACCAGCTCTCCAAGAGTTACACGCTGGTGGTGGTCTCGCTCGGCGACACGACCCCGCTGCCGGATTCCCTGCAGGCGCTCATCATCGCCGGCCAGCCGGACTCCCTCTCCGCGGCCACGCGCCGCCGGCTGGACGCGTTCTTCGACCGCGGGGGCAGCGCGCTGATCATGACCACCGGGGCGCCCCTCGACGGGCAGGCGCCCCGCGCGGTGGGGCGCGAGTCGGCGTGGAACCCGCTGCTGGCGCGCTTCGGGGTGAAGGTGCGACCGGACCTGGTGTACGACCTCTCGTCCAACCAGATCGTGCCGGTGCCGGGGCCCAACGGCGCTCCCGTCTACATGCCCTATCCGTTCTGGGTCCGGGCCCAGGCCGGCGGGGAGACCGTGATCACGGACGGGGTGGGCGAGGTGTTCCTGCCCTGGACCAGCACGGTGCAGGTGGTGCCGGGCGCGCACACCACCATCCTCCCGTTGCTCATGACCAGCCGGCTCGCCTCGGTGGCCGAGGGCGACATCGACCTCAACCCGCAGCGGGAATTCCCGCCCGTCGACCCCAAGCCGCGGATGCTGGCGGCGGCGGTGCAGGCGAGTGACAGCGGCACCGGGCCCCGCGGACGGGTGGTCGTGGTGGGCAACATGGAATTCGCCACCGACCGGTATGCCAGCAGCGCCACCGAGAACGCGGTGTTCGCGCTCAACGCGATCGACTGGCTCTCCCAGGATGAGTCGCTGATCTCGATCCGCAGCCGGGACCGCCGGCCCCCGCGGCTGCTGTTCTCGAGCCCGGCGCTGCAGCAGGGCGTCAAGTACGCCAACCTCGTGGGGCTGCCCCTGCTCCTGGCCCTCTATGGACTGGTGCGGTTGACTGGCCGCCGGCGCCGGTCGCTGACGCCCTGGGCCCCGCTCGCCGGCGGGTCGGAGGGCCGATGA
- the ald gene encoding alanine dehydrogenase: protein MIIGVPKEIKTNENRIALVPAGAEAFVTRGHTVYVEQGAGVGSGFPDEAYVAAGAKILPTADEVWAKAEMIMKVKEPIAVEWPRMRAGQVIYTYFHFAAAEELTRAVIASKAIAVAYETVQLPHGELPLLTPMSEVAGRMAVQEGAKYLEKVFGGSGVLLGGVPGVPPAEVAIIGGGVVGINAAKMAAGMGARVTILDVSLERLRYLDDVLPANVTTLYSNRHNILDAIRRADLVVGAVLLPGAKAPHLVKREDLKLMKPGSVIVDVAVDQGGCVETIKPTTHENPTYFVDGILHYAVANMPGGVPRTSTLALTNATLSYGLRLARDGWQKACKDDAALRLGLNVVEGKVVYPGVAEAFGLPLVEVGKVL from the coding sequence ATGATCATCGGCGTACCCAAGGAAATCAAAACCAACGAGAACCGGATCGCCCTGGTGCCCGCGGGCGCCGAGGCGTTCGTCACCCGCGGCCACACCGTGTACGTCGAGCAGGGCGCCGGCGTCGGCAGCGGCTTCCCGGACGAGGCGTACGTGGCGGCCGGCGCGAAGATCCTCCCGACCGCCGACGAAGTCTGGGCCAAGGCGGAGATGATCATGAAGGTGAAGGAGCCCATCGCGGTCGAGTGGCCGCGGATGCGTGCGGGCCAGGTCATCTACACCTACTTCCACTTTGCCGCCGCCGAGGAGCTGACCCGGGCGGTCATCGCCTCCAAGGCCATCGCGGTGGCGTACGAGACGGTGCAGCTGCCCCACGGCGAGCTGCCGCTGCTCACGCCCATGTCCGAGGTGGCAGGGCGGATGGCGGTGCAGGAGGGGGCCAAGTACCTGGAGAAAGTCTTCGGGGGCAGCGGCGTGCTGCTGGGCGGCGTGCCCGGCGTGCCGCCCGCCGAGGTGGCAATCATCGGCGGTGGCGTGGTGGGCATCAACGCCGCCAAGATGGCGGCCGGCATGGGCGCGCGGGTGACCATCCTCGACGTGTCGCTGGAACGGCTGCGCTACCTCGACGACGTGCTCCCGGCCAACGTCACCACCCTCTATTCCAACCGGCACAACATCCTCGACGCCATCCGCCGGGCCGACCTGGTGGTCGGCGCGGTGCTGCTGCCGGGCGCCAAGGCCCCGCACCTGGTCAAGCGCGAGGACCTCAAGCTCATGAAGCCGGGCTCGGTCATCGTGGACGTGGCCGTGGACCAGGGGGGCTGCGTGGAGACCATCAAGCCGACCACCCACGAGAACCCCACCTACTTCGTGGACGGCATCCTGCACTACGCCGTGGCCAACATGCCCGGCGGGGTGCCCCGGACCTCCACCCTGGCGCTGACCAATGCCACCCTGTCCTACGGCCTGCGGCTGGCGCGGGACGGCTGGCAGAAGGCCTGCAAGGACGACGCGGCCCTGCGGCTCGGGCTGAACGTGGTCGAGGGCAAGGTGGTCTACCCCGGCGTGGCGGAGGCCTTCGGGCTGCCGCTGGTCGAAGTCGGGAAGGTCCTCTAG
- a CDS encoding rod shape-determining protein translates to MKFPSLKLGSFLPANEIAVDLGTANTLIYVKGEGIVLNEPSVVAIEKSSGRPKGYGLEAKRMLGRTPDNIIAVRPLKDGVIADFDVTEKMLRYFLKQIIDKHVFRVRPKVIVCVPSGITEVERRAVRDSAETAGAKQVDMVAEPMAAAIGVGLPVETPTGNMVIDIGGGTTEIAVIALSGIVSDTSIRVAGDELDQAIVQFMRKNYNLLVGEPTAEAIKIKIGSAAPTGDEREMEVKGRDLVSGIPKTVRVHSSEIREAVQEPIQQIVDAVRRALEITPPELASDIVDRGIVMTGGGALIRGLDILLAQETGLPIHIDEDPLTCVVRGAGRILDDYEKYQSVLYR, encoded by the coding sequence ATGAAGTTTCCATCCCTAAAACTCGGGTCGTTTCTTCCCGCCAACGAGATCGCGGTCGATCTCGGCACGGCCAACACCCTCATCTACGTGAAGGGTGAGGGCATCGTGCTGAACGAGCCGTCGGTCGTGGCCATCGAGAAGTCGAGCGGCCGGCCGAAGGGCTACGGGCTCGAGGCCAAGCGCATGCTGGGGCGCACGCCTGACAACATCATCGCGGTGCGGCCGCTGAAGGACGGCGTGATCGCCGACTTCGACGTCACCGAGAAGATGCTGCGCTACTTCCTCAAGCAGATCATCGACAAGCACGTCTTCCGCGTCCGCCCCAAGGTGATCGTGTGCGTGCCCTCGGGCATCACCGAGGTGGAGCGGCGCGCGGTGCGCGACTCCGCCGAGACCGCCGGCGCCAAGCAGGTGGACATGGTGGCGGAGCCGATGGCCGCGGCCATCGGCGTCGGGCTGCCGGTGGAGACGCCCACCGGCAACATGGTGATCGACATCGGCGGCGGCACCACCGAGATCGCGGTCATCGCGCTCTCGGGGATCGTCTCCGACACCTCGATCCGGGTGGCGGGTGACGAGCTGGACCAGGCGATCGTCCAGTTCATGCGCAAGAACTACAACCTCCTCGTCGGCGAGCCCACCGCCGAGGCGATCAAGATCAAGATCGGCTCCGCCGCGCCCACCGGCGACGAGCGCGAGATGGAAGTGAAGGGGCGCGACCTGGTCTCCGGCATCCCCAAGACGGTGCGGGTGCACTCGAGCGAGATCCGCGAGGCGGTGCAGGAGCCGATCCAGCAGATCGTCGACGCGGTGCGCCGCGCCCTCGAGATCACCCCCCCCGAGCTCGCCAGCGACATCGTGGACCGCGGCATCGTGATGACCGGGGGCGGGGCGCTGATCCGCGGCCTCGACATCCTGCTCGCGCAGGAGACCGGCCTGCCGATCCACATCGACGAGGACCCGCTCACCTGCGTGGTGCGGGGCGCCGGCCGCATCCTCGACGATTACGAGAAGTACCAAAGCGTTCTCTACCGCTAG
- a CDS encoding DUF4340 domain-containing protein, which yields MSARMLLRIVLVLAGLVILWGALALFRRPARDASGALALPRLSLPDLSRIEIRQGPDTAVVVREGERWRVNGLPAAGTAVAGFVAALNDSAAPGELVSESAISHERLGVDSLHGRRLTLVTAGPPALDLWVGMRGPDFEGFYVRRAGEAPVYLLKGAFAERMMQPEEQWRDRQVAQLPADSIGRIEVRRGRATWALGRTAGGWRLADGVTDSVAAARLVTQFGDVRAAGFPDAQGPAPDFAAAERGVTVHGLAGQPLLALALDSTESGAFWVRREADGVVFRIERRVADQIAPEERALRP from the coding sequence ATGAGCGCGCGGATGCTGCTGCGGATCGTCCTGGTGCTGGCGGGGCTGGTGATCCTGTGGGGCGCGCTCGCGCTGTTCCGCCGGCCCGCCCGCGATGCAAGCGGCGCGCTGGCACTGCCCCGGCTGTCGCTGCCGGACCTCTCGCGCATCGAGATCCGGCAGGGACCGGACACCGCGGTGGTGGTGCGGGAGGGGGAGCGCTGGCGGGTGAACGGCCTCCCGGCGGCGGGGACCGCGGTGGCGGGCTTCGTCGCCGCGCTCAACGACAGCGCCGCGCCCGGCGAGCTGGTCTCCGAGAGCGCGATCAGCCACGAGCGGCTCGGGGTGGACTCCCTGCATGGCCGGCGGCTCACCCTGGTGACCGCGGGGCCGCCCGCGCTCGACCTGTGGGTGGGGATGCGGGGCCCGGACTTCGAGGGGTTCTACGTCCGCCGTGCCGGGGAGGCGCCGGTGTACCTGCTCAAGGGCGCCTTTGCCGAGCGGATGATGCAGCCGGAGGAGCAGTGGCGGGACCGCCAGGTGGCCCAGCTCCCGGCCGACAGCATCGGGCGGATCGAGGTACGGCGCGGCCGTGCAACCTGGGCCCTGGGCCGGACCGCGGGCGGGTGGCGGCTGGCCGATGGCGTCACCGACTCGGTGGCGGCCGCCCGGCTGGTGACCCAGTTCGGCGACGTGCGTGCCGCGGGGTTTCCCGACGCGCAGGGTCCGGCCCCGGACTTTGCCGCGGCCGAGCGCGGCGTCACGGTGCACGGCCTGGCGGGGCAGCCGCTGCTGGCGCTCGCCCTGGACTCGACCGAGAGCGGGGCCTTCTGGGTCCGGCGTGAGGCCGACGGGGTGGTGTTCCGGATCGAGCGCCGGGTGGCGGACCAGATCGCGCCCGAGGAGCGCGCGCTCCGGCCCTGA
- the rpsO gene encoding 30S ribosomal protein S15 — protein MGFDKQAVIAKQRSHETDTGSAKVQISLLTERINSLTDHFRTHPKDHHGRRGLLKMVGTRRRLLNYLRQNDLPTYRALIEQLGLRH, from the coding sequence ATGGGTTTTGACAAGCAGGCGGTCATCGCCAAGCAGCGGTCGCATGAGACCGACACTGGTTCCGCGAAGGTGCAGATCTCGCTCCTCACCGAGCGGATCAACTCCCTCACCGACCACTTCCGTACCCACCCCAAGGACCATCACGGCCGCCGCGGCCTGCTCAAGATGGTGGGCACCCGTCGCCGGCTGCTGAATTATCTCAGGCAGAACGACCTGCCGACGTACCGGGCGCTGATCGAGCAGCTCGGGCTCCGGCACTAA
- a CDS encoding polyribonucleotide nucleotidyltransferase: MTAQRIETTFAGRPLVIETGRLAKQAAGASVIRFGDTVVLAAVTVSANQSTLPFFPLTVEYRERTYAAGKFPGGFIKRETRPSDKEILAARVVDRSIRPLFPEGFKNEVQVFVTVVSADQENDADVLSVVAASLALSVSTVPWNGPIAAVRVGRVEGNWILNPTFQQLEFSTVDITVSGSADSVVMVEGGALEVSEAEVLEALKVAQKGLKELLGIQEKIIAKAAKPKLAWTKEEIDPALVKKVKALAEDEMAKVINAKDKHARAAGAEALKARVKEALAESFPDAGKQISSLLEDIEYKVMRAQVLEKGERVDGRDCDTIRPIVIETTFLPRAHGSAIFQRGETQALVSATLGTADDEQRLDTIDTVGESSKSFMLHYNFPPYSTGEVKPVRGTSRREIGHGALAERALHPLLPDFEKFPYTVRIVSEILESNGSSSMASVCGGSLALMDAGVPMKAACAGVAMGLIKEGKKVAVLTDILGSEDHLGDMDFKVAGTTNGITSIQMDIKIEGMDLKIMEEALEKARKGRLHILKEMAKALAAPRPELSKYAPRIITIMIKPDKIGDVIGPKGKTIRGIQEATGATISIEDSGLVTISSPGGEGGEKARQMIESMVMEPEVGKIYEGPVKSTTAFGAFVEIIPGVEGLLHISELQHGRTEKTEDVVKKGDVVKVKLLEVDEKGRMKLSRKALIPKE; encoded by the coding sequence GTGACCGCTCAACGCATTGAAACCACGTTCGCCGGCCGCCCGCTCGTGATCGAGACGGGCCGCCTGGCCAAGCAGGCTGCCGGTGCTTCCGTGATCCGCTTCGGGGACACGGTGGTCCTCGCCGCCGTCACGGTGTCGGCCAACCAGTCGACGCTGCCCTTCTTCCCGCTGACCGTGGAGTACCGCGAGCGGACCTACGCCGCGGGCAAGTTCCCCGGCGGGTTCATCAAGCGGGAGACCCGGCCCAGCGACAAGGAGATCCTCGCCGCGCGGGTGGTGGACCGGTCCATCCGGCCGCTGTTCCCCGAGGGCTTCAAGAACGAGGTCCAGGTCTTCGTCACGGTGGTCTCCGCCGACCAGGAGAACGACGCCGACGTGCTGAGCGTGGTGGCCGCGTCGCTGGCGCTGTCGGTCTCGACGGTGCCGTGGAACGGCCCGATCGCGGCGGTGCGGGTGGGCCGGGTGGAGGGGAACTGGATCCTCAACCCGACCTTCCAGCAGCTCGAGTTCTCGACGGTGGACATCACGGTCAGCGGCAGCGCCGACTCGGTGGTGATGGTCGAGGGGGGCGCGCTCGAGGTGTCGGAGGCCGAGGTGCTGGAGGCGCTCAAGGTGGCCCAGAAGGGGCTCAAGGAGCTGCTCGGCATCCAGGAGAAGATCATCGCCAAGGCCGCGAAGCCCAAGCTGGCGTGGACCAAGGAGGAGATCGACCCGGCGCTGGTGAAGAAGGTCAAGGCGCTGGCCGAGGACGAGATGGCCAAGGTCATCAACGCCAAGGACAAGCACGCGCGGGCGGCGGGCGCCGAGGCGCTCAAGGCCAGGGTCAAGGAGGCGCTGGCGGAGTCCTTCCCCGACGCCGGCAAGCAGATCTCCTCCCTGCTCGAGGACATCGAGTACAAGGTGATGCGGGCGCAGGTGCTGGAGAAGGGCGAGCGGGTGGACGGGCGCGACTGTGACACCATCCGGCCGATCGTCATCGAGACCACCTTCCTGCCGCGGGCGCACGGCTCGGCCATCTTCCAGCGGGGCGAGACCCAGGCGCTGGTGTCGGCCACGCTGGGCACCGCCGATGACGAGCAGCGGCTCGACACCATCGACACGGTGGGCGAGTCGAGCAAGTCGTTCATGCTGCACTACAACTTCCCGCCCTACTCCACCGGCGAGGTCAAGCCGGTGCGCGGCACCAGCCGCCGCGAGATCGGGCACGGGGCCCTGGCGGAGCGCGCGCTGCACCCGCTGCTCCCCGACTTCGAGAAGTTCCCCTACACCGTGCGCATCGTCTCCGAGATCCTGGAGTCCAACGGCTCCTCCTCGATGGCGTCGGTGTGCGGCGGGTCGCTGGCCCTCATGGACGCCGGCGTGCCGATGAAGGCCGCCTGCGCCGGCGTGGCGATGGGCCTGATCAAGGAAGGCAAGAAGGTCGCGGTGCTCACCGACATCCTGGGCTCCGAGGACCACCTCGGCGACATGGACTTCAAGGTGGCCGGGACCACCAACGGCATCACCTCGATCCAGATGGACATCAAGATCGAGGGCATGGACCTCAAGATCATGGAGGAGGCGCTGGAGAAGGCCCGCAAGGGCCGGCTCCACATCCTCAAGGAGATGGCCAAGGCGCTCGCCGCCCCGCGGCCGGAGCTCTCCAAGTACGCGCCGCGCATCATCACCATCATGATCAAGCCGGACAAGATCGGCGACGTCATCGGCCCCAAGGGCAAGACCATCCGGGGCATCCAGGAGGCCACCGGCGCCACGATCTCGATCGAGGATTCCGGGCTGGTCACCATCTCCTCGCCGGGCGGCGAGGGGGGCGAGAAGGCCCGCCAGATGATCGAGTCGATGGTGATGGAGCCGGAAGTTGGCAAGATCTACGAGGGCCCGGTGAAGAGCACCACCGCCTTCGGCGCCTTCGTCGAGATCATCCCCGGCGTCGAGGGGCTGCTCCACATCAGCGAGCTGCAGCACGGCCGCACCGAGAAGACCGAGGACGTCGTCAAGAAGGGCGACGTGGTCAAGGTCAAGCTGCTCGAGGTGGACGAGAAGGGCCGCATGAAGCTGTCCCGGAAGGCGCTCATCCCGAAGGAGTGA
- the dut gene encoding dUTP diphosphatase, whose amino-acid sequence MLDIQFTRLLPHGEGLPVPAQATPGAAGLDIASADQGTLGPGERRLFRTGFAIAIPHGFECQIRPRSGLALKHGITLPNTPATIDSDYRGELMIALVNLGGEPFEVTRGMRVGQLVFARVEAAVFREVASLPPTDRGEGGFGSTGTGRLGG is encoded by the coding sequence ATGCTCGACATCCAGTTCACCCGCCTGCTGCCCCACGGCGAGGGCCTGCCGGTGCCCGCCCAGGCCACGCCAGGGGCCGCCGGGCTCGACATCGCCAGCGCGGACCAGGGGACCCTGGGCCCCGGGGAGCGGCGGCTGTTCCGGACGGGGTTCGCGATCGCGATCCCCCACGGGTTCGAGTGCCAGATCCGGCCCCGGTCGGGGCTGGCCCTCAAGCACGGGATCACGCTGCCCAACACGCCGGCCACGATCGACAGCGACTACCGGGGGGAGCTGATGATTGCCCTGGTGAACCTCGGGGGGGAGCCGTTCGAGGTGACCCGGGGGATGCGGGTGGGGCAGCTGGTCTTCGCCCGGGTGGAGGCGGCGGTGTTCCGGGAGGTGGCCAGCCTGCCGCCGACCGACCGGGGGGAGGGGGGCTTCGGGAGCACCGGGACGGGGCGCCTCGGGGGGTAG
- a CDS encoding insulinase family protein → MRSVAAGVWVRTASAHEPRAKMGVSHLLEHMVFKGTARRSARQLALELEARGGALDAYTSRDHTNYQAHVLDEDLPRALDVLTDLVRRPLLREEDLALERNVVLEEIATVEDTPDDQVFELFSEQLWPEHPYGYSILGTRASVSELSAGDLRAVHGSGYHPGNCVVAAAGRVDHEAILELLGREGWFDGETATPRRAPVTPVPARRGEEHRVARDSAQTHLVVGSDTFPYRDRRRFALSIITNAFGGGMSSRLFQRIREELGLAYGVYAYQQFFEASGVAGVYLGTQPATADQAAEAVRGEYTRLASEGLPAEELAQGKQQLKGQVMLSLESPVNRMNRLATLALHDEAYRPLDAILAEIDAVTGAEIAGLTAEYFDPARQTVVRLGPA, encoded by the coding sequence GTGCGCTCCGTCGCCGCCGGGGTCTGGGTCCGGACCGCCAGCGCCCACGAGCCCCGGGCCAAGATGGGCGTGTCCCACCTGCTCGAGCACATGGTGTTCAAGGGCACCGCGCGCCGCTCCGCCCGACAGCTCGCCCTCGAGCTCGAGGCCCGGGGCGGCGCGCTCGACGCCTACACCAGCCGCGACCACACCAACTACCAGGCCCACGTCCTCGACGAGGACCTCCCCCGGGCCCTCGACGTGCTGACCGACCTGGTCCGCCGGCCGCTGCTCCGCGAGGAGGACCTGGCGCTGGAGCGGAACGTGGTGCTGGAGGAGATCGCGACGGTCGAGGACACCCCCGACGACCAGGTGTTCGAGCTCTTCAGCGAGCAGCTGTGGCCCGAGCATCCCTACGGCTACTCCATCCTGGGCACCCGGGCCTCGGTGAGCGAGCTCTCCGCCGGCGACCTGCGGGCGGTGCATGGCAGCGGGTACCACCCGGGCAACTGCGTGGTGGCCGCCGCCGGCCGGGTGGATCACGAGGCCATCCTGGAGCTGCTGGGCCGCGAGGGGTGGTTCGACGGGGAGACGGCGACCCCGCGGCGGGCCCCCGTGACGCCGGTCCCCGCGCGACGGGGCGAGGAGCACCGGGTGGCCCGCGACTCGGCCCAGACCCACCTGGTCGTCGGGTCCGACACCTTTCCCTACCGCGACCGCCGCCGCTTTGCCCTGTCGATCATCACCAATGCCTTCGGCGGCGGGATGTCGAGCCGGCTCTTCCAACGGATCCGCGAGGAGCTGGGGCTGGCATACGGCGTGTACGCCTACCAGCAGTTCTTCGAGGCGTCCGGGGTGGCTGGGGTGTACCTTGGCACCCAGCCCGCGACCGCCGACCAGGCGGCCGAGGCGGTGCGGGGGGAGTACACCCGCCTGGCGTCGGAGGGGCTGCCCGCGGAGGAGCTGGCGCAGGGCAAGCAGCAGCTCAAGGGGCAGGTGATGCTGTCGCTGGAAAGCCCGGTCAACCGGATGAACCGGCTGGCCACGCTGGCCCTGCACGACGAGGCGTATCGTCCGCTGGACGCGATCCTCGCGGAGATTGACGCGGTGACCGGCGCGGAGATCGCCGGCCTGACCGCCGAGTATTTCGACCCGGCCCGCCAGACGGTCGTCCGTCTGGGGCCCGCCTAG
- a CDS encoding serine/threonine protein kinase encodes MSSDQPAPGLRLGPYTLDQLLGQGGFAWVYAAHRDDGKSFAIKILKPRYASDPAFESRFRQEAAFAAQLEHPNIIHIQDVGAQAGLAYFVMDLCPDTLSARLGREAILPEAEAVAIAAGVAGALAFAHHREVIHRDIKPDNILLAADGRAVLTDFGIARAVSGYVQATGFMMTIGTPAYISPEQAQGRPLDGRTDLYSLGITLYRMLTGDVPFRSKDWFELARMHVEDTPEAPRVRRPDLSKRCERIIMRLLAKHPTDRYATAEALLEDLRDITDKARSTSDIPVPEGYLRDSRAAAAEADAAAREKKSWWKMW; translated from the coding sequence ATGTCCAGCGACCAGCCCGCTCCGGGCCTCCGCCTCGGCCCCTACACCCTCGACCAGCTCCTGGGTCAGGGGGGATTCGCGTGGGTGTACGCCGCCCACCGGGATGATGGTAAGTCCTTCGCCATCAAGATCTTGAAGCCTCGGTACGCCTCGGATCCCGCCTTCGAAAGCCGCTTCCGCCAGGAGGCGGCCTTCGCGGCCCAGCTGGAACACCCCAACATCATTCATATCCAGGACGTCGGGGCCCAGGCCGGGCTCGCCTACTTCGTGATGGACCTCTGCCCCGACACCCTGAGCGCTCGCCTGGGGCGGGAAGCGATCCTGCCCGAGGCCGAGGCGGTGGCCATCGCGGCGGGCGTGGCCGGGGCCCTGGCCTTTGCCCACCACCGGGAAGTGATCCACCGGGACATCAAGCCCGACAACATCCTGCTGGCCGCGGACGGGCGCGCGGTGCTCACCGACTTCGGGATCGCCCGCGCCGTGAGCGGCTACGTGCAGGCCACCGGCTTCATGATGACCATCGGGACGCCAGCGTACATCTCGCCCGAGCAGGCCCAGGGCCGGCCGCTCGATGGCCGGACCGACCTCTATTCCCTCGGCATCACGCTGTACCGGATGCTCACCGGCGACGTGCCCTTCCGGTCCAAGGACTGGTTCGAGCTGGCGCGCATGCACGTGGAGGACACCCCGGAGGCCCCGCGCGTCCGCCGGCCCGACCTCTCCAAGCGGTGCGAGCGGATCATCATGCGGCTCCTCGCCAAGCACCCCACCGACCGCTACGCCACCGCGGAGGCGCTGCTCGAGGACCTTCGGGACATCACCGACAAGGCCCGCAGCACCTCGGACATCCCGGTGCCCGAAGGCTACCTGCGCGACTCCCGCGCCGCCGCCGCGGAGGCCGACGCCGCGGCCAGGGAGAAGAAGAGCTGGTGGAAAATGTGGTGA